The following are encoded together in the Bradyrhizobium genosp. L genome:
- a CDS encoding SDR family NAD(P)-dependent oxidoreductase, producing MDIPKYKTALIVGAGEGLSASLARIFSQEGIRVALAARSIEKLGALCTETKARAYACDATKHEDVERLFGLVEREIGTPDVVVYNASGRSRGPFVELVPSEVEQAIAVSAFGGFLVAQEATKRMLPNKKGAILFTGASASVKGYAQSAPFAMGKFALRGLAQSMARELSPQGIHVAHFVIDGGIRSAARTEPTDRPDSMLDPDAIALSYWNVLQQPRSAWSWELELRPWVEKF from the coding sequence ATGGATATTCCAAAATACAAGACCGCCCTGATCGTCGGCGCCGGCGAAGGCCTCAGCGCCTCGCTGGCCCGGATATTTTCGCAGGAGGGAATTCGCGTCGCGCTTGCCGCGCGCAGCATCGAAAAGCTCGGGGCGCTCTGCACCGAAACCAAGGCGCGCGCCTATGCCTGCGACGCCACCAAGCACGAGGACGTCGAGCGGCTGTTCGGCCTGGTCGAGCGCGAGATCGGGACGCCCGACGTCGTGGTCTATAATGCGAGCGGCCGCTCGCGCGGACCGTTCGTCGAGCTGGTTCCCTCGGAGGTCGAGCAGGCGATCGCGGTCAGTGCGTTCGGCGGTTTCCTGGTCGCGCAGGAAGCCACCAAGCGCATGCTGCCCAACAAGAAGGGCGCGATCCTGTTCACCGGCGCCTCCGCCAGCGTCAAGGGCTACGCGCAGTCGGCGCCGTTCGCGATGGGCAAATTCGCGCTGCGCGGGCTGGCGCAGAGCATGGCCCGCGAATTGTCGCCGCAGGGTATCCATGTCGCGCATTTCGTGATCGATGGCGGCATCCGCAGCGCCGCCCGCACCGAGCCGACCGACCGGCCGGATTCGATGCTCGATCCGGACGCGATCGCGCTGAGCTACTGGAACGTGCTGCAGCAGCCGCGCAGCGCCTGGAGCTGGGAGCTCGAACTGCGGCCCTGGGTCGAGAAGTTTTGA
- the mbfA gene encoding iron exporter MbfA — MKKFADLSEREVLAVAIASEEEDSRIYMSFAEDLAERYPDTAKIYEEMAEEERGHRHRLLELYEQRFGPHLPPIRREDVKGFLRRRPVWLTKNLSLDTIRKEVETMELEAERFYARAAEKAEDVGVRRLLGDLADEEKHHEKRAVQLTGEILKPDVRAEEDRTRRRMFVLQYVQPGLAGLMDGSVSTLAPLFAAAFATHHNWQTFLVGLAASIGAGISMGFAEALSDDGSLTGRGSPWLRGLTCGLMTTLGGLGHTIPYLVPDAWPNAFWIATAIAGVVVFFELWAIAFIRARYMDTPFLQAVFQIVLGGVIVLGVGILIGAA; from the coding sequence GTGAAGAAGTTTGCCGATCTGTCCGAGCGCGAGGTGCTCGCGGTTGCGATCGCCTCCGAGGAGGAGGATAGCCGCATCTATATGAGCTTCGCGGAGGACCTGGCCGAACGCTATCCTGATACCGCAAAGATCTACGAGGAAATGGCCGAGGAGGAGCGCGGCCACCGCCACCGGCTGCTCGAGCTCTATGAGCAGCGCTTCGGCCCGCATCTGCCGCCGATCCGGCGCGAGGACGTCAAGGGCTTCCTGCGCCGCCGTCCGGTCTGGCTCACCAAGAACCTGTCGCTCGACACCATCCGCAAGGAAGTCGAGACCATGGAGCTCGAGGCCGAGCGCTTCTACGCCCGCGCCGCCGAGAAGGCCGAGGATGTCGGCGTCCGCCGCCTGCTCGGCGATCTCGCCGACGAGGAGAAGCACCACGAGAAGCGCGCGGTGCAACTGACCGGCGAGATCCTCAAGCCCGATGTGCGTGCCGAGGAAGACCGCACGCGGCGGCGGATGTTCGTGCTGCAATATGTGCAGCCGGGGCTGGCCGGATTGATGGACGGCTCGGTCTCGACATTGGCGCCGCTGTTCGCGGCCGCCTTCGCTACGCATCACAACTGGCAGACCTTCCTGGTCGGGCTTGCCGCCTCGATCGGCGCCGGCATCAGCATGGGATTTGCGGAGGCTTTGTCCGACGACGGCTCGCTGACCGGCCGCGGCTCGCCCTGGCTGCGCGGGCTGACCTGCGGATTGATGACGACGCTCGGTGGATTGGGCCACACCATTCCCTATCTCGTGCCGGATGCGTGGCCGAACGCATTCTGGATCGCGACCGCGATCGCCGGTGTCGTCGTGTTCTTCGAACTGTGGGCGATCGCCTTCATCCGCGCACGCTACATGGACACGCCGTTCCTGCAGGCGGTATTCCAGATCGTGCTCGGCGGCGTCATCGTGCTCGGTGTGGGAATTCTGATCGGCGCGGCGTAG
- a CDS encoding alpha/beta hydrolase → MTTLPDVPLPSTIRSRYVDGINGLTMHVLEAGFETQGRPRLLLLHGFPELAFSWRKVMPDLAAAGYHVIAPDQRGYGRTTGWNADYDGDLTPFRLPNMVRDALGLVAAFGYGHVDAVIGHDAGSSVAAWCALIRPDVFRAVAMMSAPFAGPPALPFNTAGAPAKPAVKDPVHQDLAALPRPRKHYQWYYSTREANGDMHRAPQGVHDFLRGYYHHKSADWADNKPYRLESWSAGELAKMPTYYIMDLADDMAATVAKEMPSPAAIAANTWLPDRDLGYYSAEYRRTGFQGGLQWYRCGTSGAFTGEMQTWGGRTIDQPSVFISGKQDWGTYQRPGVFEAMQTKACTRMLGCHLVDGAGHWVQQEQPAEVSRLLLQFLARAVQ, encoded by the coding sequence ATGACAACACTTCCCGACGTTCCGCTCCCCTCCACCATCCGCTCGCGTTATGTCGATGGCATCAACGGGCTCACCATGCATGTGCTGGAGGCCGGCTTTGAGACACAGGGCCGGCCTCGCCTGTTGCTGCTGCACGGATTTCCGGAGCTCGCCTTTTCCTGGCGCAAGGTGATGCCTGACCTCGCCGCGGCCGGCTATCACGTGATCGCGCCGGACCAGCGCGGCTATGGCCGCACGACGGGATGGAATGCCGATTATGACGGCGATCTCACGCCGTTCCGCCTGCCGAACATGGTGCGCGACGCGCTCGGGCTGGTGGCCGCGTTCGGCTATGGGCATGTCGATGCGGTGATTGGGCATGATGCCGGGTCGTCGGTCGCGGCATGGTGCGCGCTGATCCGGCCCGACGTCTTTCGCGCGGTGGCGATGATGAGCGCGCCGTTTGCCGGACCGCCGGCGCTGCCGTTCAACACGGCCGGCGCGCCGGCGAAGCCCGCGGTGAAGGATCCGGTGCACCAGGACCTGGCGGCGCTGCCGCGGCCGCGCAAGCATTACCAATGGTACTATTCGACGCGCGAAGCCAATGGCGACATGCACCGCGCGCCGCAGGGCGTGCACGATTTCCTGCGCGGTTATTACCACCACAAGAGCGCGGATTGGGCCGACAACAAGCCGTATCGGCTGGAATCATGGTCGGCAGGCGAGCTCGCGAAAATGCCGACCTACTACATCATGGACCTCGCCGACGACATGGCGGCGACCGTCGCCAAGGAGATGCCGTCGCCTGCGGCAATCGCCGCCAACACATGGTTGCCGGACCGCGATCTCGGCTATTACAGCGCGGAATATCGGCGCACCGGATTCCAGGGCGGGCTGCAATGGTATCGCTGCGGCACGTCGGGCGCGTTCACGGGCGAGATGCAGACCTGGGGCGGACGCACAATCGACCAGCCCTCGGTCTTTATCTCCGGGAAGCAGGATTGGGGCACCTATCAACGGCCCGGCGTGTTCGAGGCAATGCAGACCAAGGCCTGCACCAGGATGCTCGGCTGCCATCTGGTCGATGGCGCCGGCCATTGGGTGCAGCAGGAGCAGCCCGCCGAGGTCAGCCGTCTGCTGCTCCAGTTCCTCGCACGCGCGGTGCAATAG
- a CDS encoding acyl-CoA dehydrogenase family protein → MQPLKQNVTPSSASQPGLLAPDTTGMNFYRADPALTDLLKLHLPDTLFRHIEPHLDRLGGLAGGFLDECARLADQHTPVLHQRDKFGRDVQHIEYHPAYREIEKVAFGEFGIHALSIRKGIMGWPDKYPVVAKHAFTFLFNQTEFGMGCPINVTDGCAKLLANFGSEALKAKYLDGLTQTDMSRLTQGGQFMTEKEGGSDVGTLTTRAVQEGDHWRLYGEKWFCSNADAKVVMLLARPEGAGPGTRGVGLFLMPRFLEDGAQNHYRIVRLKDKLGTRSMASGEIKLDGAIAYAVGKLDRGFVQMAEMVNSSRLSNGVKSTALMRRAWHDAITVARGRVVFGSRIIDLPLARRQLMKIMLPTEQALSMSFLTADALDRAEAGSQDAAALLRILTPTLKFRATRDARKVCGDAMEMRGGIGYIEEFVTPRLLRDAHLGSIWEGTGNIVAIDALKRAVGRHGADNALAADLHARLDDSPNVPQAWRNRLRDLGDRAIGFAREVASRIDNEGDARRATSLLYHVASAVALAWEGERIHEMRGDARRLLLSRMVIDHRVMPGDPFRLAENTTQRTMTDHLLGDRAVGMAEVGELLVAA, encoded by the coding sequence ATGCAGCCGCTCAAGCAGAATGTGACGCCGTCATCCGCCAGCCAGCCCGGACTGCTGGCCCCCGACACGACCGGAATGAATTTCTACCGGGCCGATCCGGCGCTGACGGATCTTCTGAAACTGCATCTCCCCGACACCTTATTCCGCCACATCGAACCGCATCTCGACCGGCTCGGCGGCCTCGCCGGCGGCTTTCTCGACGAATGCGCCCGCCTCGCCGACCAGCATACGCCGGTGCTGCACCAGCGCGACAAGTTCGGCCGCGACGTGCAGCACATCGAATACCATCCGGCCTATCGCGAGATCGAAAAGGTCGCCTTCGGCGAGTTCGGCATTCACGCGCTGTCGATCCGCAAAGGCATCATGGGCTGGCCCGACAAATACCCCGTCGTCGCCAAGCACGCCTTCACGTTCCTGTTCAACCAGACCGAATTCGGCATGGGCTGCCCGATCAACGTCACCGACGGCTGCGCCAAACTGCTGGCAAATTTCGGCAGCGAAGCGCTAAAGGCGAAATATCTCGACGGCCTGACGCAGACCGACATGAGCAGACTGACCCAGGGCGGCCAGTTCATGACCGAGAAGGAAGGCGGCTCCGACGTCGGCACGCTGACCACGCGCGCCGTGCAGGAGGGTGACCACTGGCGGCTCTATGGCGAAAAATGGTTCTGCTCGAACGCCGATGCCAAAGTGGTGATGCTGTTGGCGCGCCCCGAAGGTGCGGGACCCGGCACGCGCGGCGTCGGCCTGTTCCTGATGCCGCGGTTCCTCGAGGACGGCGCGCAGAACCACTATCGGATCGTGCGGCTGAAGGACAAGCTCGGCACCCGCTCGATGGCCTCCGGCGAGATCAAGCTCGACGGCGCGATCGCCTATGCCGTCGGCAAGCTCGATCGCGGCTTTGTCCAGATGGCCGAGATGGTGAACTCGTCGCGGCTCTCCAACGGCGTGAAGTCGACCGCACTGATGCGGCGCGCCTGGCACGATGCGATCACGGTGGCACGGGGCCGCGTGGTGTTCGGAAGCCGCATCATCGATCTGCCGCTGGCGCGGCGGCAATTGATGAAGATCATGCTGCCGACCGAGCAGGCGCTGTCGATGAGTTTTCTGACCGCGGACGCGCTCGACCGCGCCGAAGCCGGCAGCCAGGACGCCGCGGCGCTGCTGCGTATCCTGACGCCGACCCTGAAATTCCGCGCCACCCGCGACGCCCGAAAAGTCTGCGGCGATGCGATGGAGATGCGCGGCGGCATCGGCTACATCGAGGAATTCGTCACGCCGCGGCTGCTGCGCGACGCGCATCTCGGCTCGATCTGGGAGGGCACCGGCAACATCGTCGCGATCGACGCGCTGAAGCGCGCAGTCGGCCGCCACGGCGCGGATAATGCGCTCGCCGCCGATCTGCATGCGCGGCTCGACGACAGCCCGAATGTGCCGCAAGCTTGGCGCAACCGCCTGCGCGACCTCGGCGACCGCGCGATTGGATTCGCGCGCGAGGTCGCAAGCCGCATCGACAATGAGGGCGATGCGCGGCGCGCCACCAGCCTGCTCTATCATGTCGCGAGCGCGGTGGCGCTGGCCTGGGAGGGCGAACGCATCCACGAGATGCGCGGCGATGCGCGCCGGCTGCTGCTGTCGCGGATGGTGATCGACCACCGCGTGATGCCGGGCGATCCGTTCCGGCTTGCGGAAAATACCACCCAGCGCACGATGACGGATCATCTGCTCGGCGATCGCGCCGTCGGCATGGCCGAGGTTGGCGAATTGCTCGTCGCAGCGTAG
- a CDS encoding amidase: protein MAKSQWSFKTAVELSEALRSKQVSAVELAEDAIGRIERHDDKVNAICVRDFERGLAAARAADAAIARGEHKPLTGIPITVKESYNIAGLPTTWGFPPQKDFVPPEDSLPVTRVKDAGAVILGKTNVPVALADWQSYNEIYGTTNNPYDLRRTPGGSSGGSSAALAAGYGALSLGSDIGGSLRVPAFHCGVYAHKPTFDLLASRGHVAPPAPPLAYERDLAVIGPMARGTADLTLLLDVMAGPDPLDAGKAYKLELPAARHANLKDFRILVIDTDPVLPTDKAVRGTIDKLASNLDKAGAKVSRSSPLLPDFAASSRLYMRMLLSFLAATFPPDVYAGACAMAAALPADNTSLQAERLRGIAMSHRDWVHASVGRSRLRAQWRELFKSFDAVICPIMPTPAYPHDHSPDQEQRKILIDGEPHVYPDQLAWPGIATLPGLPSTAIPTGFAPDGLPVGVQIVGPWLEDRTPLKLAELIEREFGGFVPPKMFDD, encoded by the coding sequence GTGGCCAAATCGCAATGGAGTTTCAAGACCGCCGTCGAATTGTCGGAGGCGCTGCGCAGCAAGCAGGTCTCGGCCGTCGAACTCGCGGAGGATGCGATCGGCCGCATCGAGCGGCATGACGACAAGGTCAACGCGATCTGCGTGCGCGACTTCGAGCGCGGCCTGGCTGCCGCCCGCGCCGCCGACGCGGCGATCGCGCGCGGCGAGCACAAGCCGCTCACCGGCATCCCGATCACGGTGAAGGAATCCTACAACATCGCGGGACTGCCGACGACCTGGGGCTTTCCGCCGCAAAAGGATTTCGTCCCGCCGGAGGATTCGCTTCCCGTCACCCGTGTCAAGGACGCCGGCGCCGTCATCCTCGGCAAGACCAATGTGCCGGTCGCGCTCGCCGACTGGCAGAGCTACAACGAGATCTACGGCACCACCAACAATCCCTATGACCTCCGCCGCACGCCGGGCGGCTCCTCCGGCGGCTCGTCGGCGGCGCTGGCCGCAGGCTACGGCGCACTGTCGCTCGGCTCCGACATCGGGGGCTCCCTGCGCGTGCCGGCGTTCCATTGCGGCGTCTATGCGCACAAGCCGACCTTCGACCTGCTGGCCTCGCGCGGCCATGTCGCACCGCCGGCGCCGCCGCTGGCCTATGAACGCGACCTTGCGGTGATCGGTCCGATGGCCCGCGGCACGGCCGACCTCACGCTGCTGCTCGACGTGATGGCCGGCCCCGATCCGCTCGATGCCGGCAAGGCCTATAAACTCGAACTGCCGGCGGCGCGCCACGCGAACCTGAAGGATTTCCGTATCCTCGTGATCGACACCGATCCGGTGCTGCCGACCGACAAGGCCGTCCGCGGCACCATCGACAAGCTCGCCAGCAACCTCGACAAGGCCGGCGCCAAGGTGTCGCGGTCGAGCCCGTTGCTGCCGGACTTCGCAGCCTCATCGCGGCTCTATATGCGGATGCTGCTGTCGTTCCTCGCTGCGACCTTCCCGCCCGATGTCTATGCCGGCGCCTGCGCGATGGCGGCCGCACTGCCGGCCGACAACACCAGCCTGCAGGCCGAGCGGCTGCGCGGCATCGCGATGAGCCATCGCGACTGGGTGCATGCGAGCGTCGGCCGAAGCCGGCTGCGCGCGCAATGGCGGGAGCTCTTCAAGTCGTTCGACGCGGTGATCTGTCCGATCATGCCGACGCCGGCCTATCCGCACGATCATTCTCCCGACCAGGAGCAGCGCAAGATCCTGATCGACGGTGAGCCGCACGTCTATCCCGACCAGCTCGCCTGGCCCGGCATTGCGACGCTGCCCGGCCTTCCCTCCACCGCGATCCCGACCGGCTTTGCGCCGGACGGACTGCCGGTCGGTGTGCAGATCGTCGGCCCATGGCTGGAAGACCGCACGCCGCTCAAGCTCGCCGAGCTGATCGAGCGTGAGTTCGGTGGTTTCGTGCCGCCGAAGATGTTCGATGATTGA
- a CDS encoding acetyl-CoA C-acetyltransferase: MAEAYIVAAARTAGGRKGGRLAGWHPADLAATVLDALVERSGADPAQIEDVIMGCVMQAGEQSNNVARNAVMASKLPESVPATSIDRQCGSSQQALHFAAQAVMSGTMDCVIAAGVESMTRVPMGLASQLPAKNGFGHYKSPGIEAKYPNIMFSQFTGAEMMAEKYGLSKDELDEYSYNSHQRAIAATQAGYFKDEIVPVAITRADGSTDTHHIDEGIRFDVSLDGIKGVKLIAENGKLTAASASQICDGASGVMVVNEKGLKALGVKPMARIHHLTMLGHDPVIMLEAPLPATERALKKAGMSIDDIDLFEVNEAFASVPTAWLKTTGADPAKLNVNGGAIALGHPLGGSGTKLMTTLLNALKQRNKRWGLQTMCEGGGMANVTIVERL; encoded by the coding sequence ATGGCCGAGGCATACATCGTCGCCGCCGCTCGCACCGCCGGCGGCCGTAAGGGAGGACGTCTTGCCGGCTGGCATCCGGCCGATCTGGCCGCGACCGTGCTCGATGCGCTGGTCGAACGCTCCGGCGCCGATCCGGCGCAGATCGAGGACGTGATCATGGGCTGCGTGATGCAGGCCGGCGAGCAGTCCAACAACGTCGCGCGCAACGCGGTGATGGCCTCGAAGCTGCCGGAGAGCGTGCCGGCGACCTCGATCGACCGCCAGTGCGGCTCCTCGCAGCAGGCGCTGCATTTCGCCGCGCAGGCGGTGATGAGCGGCACCATGGACTGCGTGATCGCCGCCGGCGTGGAATCGATGACGCGCGTGCCGATGGGCCTCGCCTCGCAGCTCCCCGCCAAGAACGGCTTCGGCCACTACAAGAGCCCGGGCATCGAGGCGAAATATCCCAACATCATGTTCAGCCAGTTCACCGGCGCGGAGATGATGGCGGAGAAGTACGGCCTGTCGAAGGATGAGCTCGACGAATACTCCTACAACAGCCACCAGCGCGCGATCGCGGCGACGCAGGCCGGTTACTTCAAGGACGAGATCGTGCCTGTCGCGATCACCCGCGCCGACGGCTCGACCGACACCCATCACATCGACGAGGGCATCCGCTTCGATGTCAGCCTCGACGGCATCAAGGGCGTCAAGTTGATCGCCGAGAACGGCAAGCTCACGGCCGCGAGCGCCAGCCAGATCTGCGACGGCGCCTCCGGCGTGATGGTGGTCAACGAGAAGGGTCTGAAGGCGCTTGGCGTCAAGCCGATGGCGCGCATCCACCATCTCACCATGCTCGGGCATGACCCCGTGATCATGCTGGAAGCGCCGCTGCCCGCCACCGAGCGCGCGCTGAAGAAGGCCGGCATGTCGATCGACGACATCGACCTGTTCGAGGTCAACGAGGCCTTTGCCTCGGTACCGACCGCCTGGCTGAAGACGACTGGCGCCGATCCGGCGAAACTCAACGTCAATGGCGGCGCAATCGCGCTCGGCCATCCACTCGGCGGCAGCGGCACCAAGCTGATGACGACGCTGCTCAACGCGCTCAAGCAGCGCAACAAGCGCTGGGGCCTGCAGACCATGTGCGAAGGCGGCGGCATGGCGAACGTGACGATCGTCGAGCGGCTGTGA
- a CDS encoding Zn-dependent alcohol dehydrogenase — MKAAVLHEVNKPLVIEDVSVPNPGPREVLIRTAVAGLCHSDLHFMEGLYPHPLPAVLGHESAGVVEKVGSDVNYVKPGDHVVTCLSVFCGTCDNCTTGRTVLCTDTTVKMLPGASNRLSWGRKEKLNQFLNLSSFAEQMLVHENAIVKIKKEMPLDLAALIGCGVITGYGAVVNTAKVTAGETVAVIGCGGVGMAAINGAQIAGAGRIIAVDTNPAKLQLATKLGATDIVDPARGDVVQQVRELTGGGVQHSFEVLGRKDTAEQAFGMLAAGGTATIVGMIPFGQKIELHGFDFLRERRIQGSSMGSNHFRVDMPRLVDFYMRGRLHLEDWISAKLKLSEINEGFANMKAGKTLRSVIMFDS; from the coding sequence ATGAAGGCCGCCGTCCTGCATGAAGTCAACAAGCCGCTGGTGATCGAGGATGTCAGCGTGCCCAATCCGGGGCCACGCGAAGTCCTGATCCGCACCGCGGTCGCGGGCCTCTGCCATTCCGACCTCCACTTCATGGAAGGGCTTTATCCGCATCCGCTGCCGGCCGTGCTCGGCCATGAATCGGCCGGCGTGGTCGAGAAGGTCGGCTCCGACGTCAATTATGTGAAGCCCGGCGATCACGTCGTCACCTGCCTGTCGGTGTTCTGCGGCACCTGCGACAATTGCACCACCGGCCGCACCGTGCTGTGCACCGACACCACGGTGAAGATGCTGCCGGGCGCCTCCAACCGGCTGTCCTGGGGCAGGAAGGAGAAGTTGAACCAGTTCCTCAATCTGTCCTCGTTCGCCGAGCAGATGCTGGTGCATGAGAACGCCATCGTGAAGATCAAGAAGGAGATGCCGCTCGATCTCGCCGCACTGATCGGCTGCGGCGTCATCACCGGCTATGGCGCCGTCGTCAACACCGCGAAGGTCACCGCCGGCGAGACGGTCGCGGTGATCGGCTGCGGCGGGGTCGGCATGGCCGCGATCAACGGCGCGCAGATCGCCGGCGCTGGCCGCATCATCGCTGTAGACACCAACCCGGCCAAATTGCAGCTTGCGACCAAATTAGGTGCCACCGACATCGTCGATCCCGCCCGGGGCGACGTCGTGCAGCAGGTGCGCGAGCTCACCGGCGGCGGCGTGCAGCACTCCTTCGAAGTGCTCGGCCGCAAGGACACCGCCGAGCAGGCGTTCGGCATGCTGGCGGCGGGGGGCACCGCGACCATCGTCGGCATGATTCCGTTCGGCCAGAAGATCGAGCTGCACGGCTTCGATTTCCTGCGCGAGCGCAGGATCCAGGGCTCCTCGATGGGCTCCAACCATTTCCGCGTCGACATGCCGCGTTTGGTCGATTTCTACATGCGCGGCCGGCTGCACCTGGAGGACTGGATCTCGGCCAAGCTGAAGCTGAGCGAGATCAACGAAGGTTTTGCCAATATGAAAGCCGGCAAGACGCTGCGCAGCGTGATCATGTTCGATAGCTAG
- a CDS encoding acyl-CoA synthetase produces the protein MTHPSIHARNHPDKIAYRMAGTGKSITYRELDELSNQGAHLFRSLGLKAGDHIALLMENRLAFMELCWAAQRSGLYYTAISRYLTAEEIAYIIKDCGAKVFITTPHCAEKVKGLIKGEPGEPLFFMMDEPEPGFRSYDREAAAQPVTPVADEVAGYDMLYSSGTTGRPKGIKKQFEGNGIDVPNPFLRILTADMCGMNADSIYLSPAPLYHAAPLRFNMMAIVLGGTSVIMEHFDAEEFLKQVEKHKVTQSQLVPTMFVRMLKLPDAVRSRYDVSSLKGAIHAAAPCPVDVKAKMIEWWGPILIEYYAGSEGNGVAVSTSQQWLTHRGTVGRAVVGKVKILNENDEEAPTGQIGQVYFADAPAFTYHNDPEKTKKAYNARGWSTLGDVGYLDDEGFLYLTDRKSYMIISGGVNIYPQETEDVLITHPAVSDVAVFGVPNEEMGEEVKAVVQPHDMAKAGQALEAELIAFCRKHLSPIKCPKSIDFETELPRTPTGKLVKRHLRDRYWPKAEVKA, from the coding sequence GTGACCCATCCCTCCATCCACGCGCGCAATCATCCCGACAAGATCGCCTACCGGATGGCGGGTACCGGCAAATCCATCACCTATCGCGAGCTCGACGAGCTCTCGAACCAGGGCGCGCATCTGTTTCGTTCGCTCGGCCTCAAAGCCGGCGACCACATCGCGCTGCTGATGGAAAACCGGCTCGCCTTCATGGAACTCTGCTGGGCGGCGCAGCGTTCGGGGCTCTATTACACCGCGATCAGCCGCTACCTGACCGCAGAGGAGATCGCCTACATCATCAAAGACTGCGGCGCCAAGGTGTTCATCACCACGCCGCACTGCGCCGAGAAGGTGAAGGGCCTGATCAAGGGTGAGCCGGGCGAGCCGTTGTTCTTCATGATGGACGAGCCTGAACCGGGCTTCCGCTCCTATGACAGGGAAGCTGCTGCGCAACCGGTGACACCTGTCGCCGACGAGGTCGCGGGCTACGACATGCTCTATTCATCCGGCACCACCGGCCGTCCGAAGGGCATCAAGAAGCAATTCGAGGGCAACGGGATTGACGTGCCGAACCCGTTCCTGCGCATCCTCACCGCCGACATGTGCGGCATGAACGCGGACAGCATCTATCTGTCGCCGGCGCCGCTCTATCATGCGGCGCCGTTGCGCTTCAACATGATGGCGATCGTGCTCGGCGGCACCTCCGTCATCATGGAGCATTTCGACGCCGAGGAGTTTCTGAAGCAGGTCGAAAAGCACAAGGTCACGCAGTCGCAGCTGGTGCCGACGATGTTCGTGCGCATGCTGAAGCTGCCCGACGCGGTGCGCAGCCGCTACGACGTCTCGTCGCTGAAGGGCGCGATCCATGCCGCGGCGCCCTGCCCGGTCGACGTCAAGGCGAAGATGATCGAATGGTGGGGACCGATCCTGATCGAATATTACGCCGGCTCGGAAGGCAACGGCGTCGCGGTCTCGACCTCGCAGCAGTGGCTCACCCATCGCGGCACCGTCGGCCGCGCCGTGGTCGGCAAGGTCAAGATTTTGAACGAGAACGACGAGGAGGCGCCGACCGGCCAGATCGGCCAGGTCTATTTCGCCGACGCGCCGGCATTCACCTATCACAACGATCCCGAGAAGACGAAGAAGGCCTACAACGCGAGGGGATGGTCGACGCTCGGCGACGTCGGCTATCTCGATGACGAAGGCTTTCTCTATCTCACCGACCGCAAGAGCTACATGATCATCTCAGGCGGCGTGAACATCTATCCGCAGGAGACCGAGGACGTGCTGATCACCCATCCCGCGGTCTCCGATGTCGCGGTGTTCGGCGTGCCGAACGAGGAGATGGGCGAAGAAGTCAAGGCCGTGGTGCAGCCGCATGACATGGCGAAGGCAGGCCAAGCGCTCGAGGCCGAGCTGATCGCGTTTTGCCGGAAACATCTGTCGCCGATCAAATGCCCGAAGAGCATCGACTTCGAGACAGAGCTGCCGCGCACGCCGACCGGCAAGCTGGTAAAGCGGCACCTGCGCGACCGGTATTGGCCGAAGGCGGAAGTGAAGGCGTAG
- a CDS encoding nuclear transport factor 2 family protein, with protein sequence MNNDLEELTKLNKDYVDSVQNCDVKRFDEILAQDFYATNPDKSLVDRAGFLKQTAIPVKIKGLTAEDVKIRILGDFAIIHARTSYLDAEGKQAYGRYTDCWAKQNGTWLAVSAHVAR encoded by the coding sequence ATGAACAACGACCTGGAAGAACTCACAAAACTCAACAAGGACTACGTCGATTCCGTTCAGAACTGCGATGTCAAACGCTTCGACGAGATCCTGGCGCAGGACTTCTACGCCACCAATCCCGACAAGAGCCTGGTCGATCGCGCCGGCTTCCTGAAGCAGACCGCGATCCCGGTGAAGATCAAGGGACTGACGGCCGAGGACGTCAAGATCCGCATCCTTGGTGATTTCGCGATCATCCACGCCCGTACCAGCTATCTTGATGCCGAGGGCAAGCAGGCCTATGGCCGATACACCGATTGCTGGGCGAAGCAGAACGGGACGTGGCTCGCGGTGTCAGCCCACGTGGCGCGGTAG